From Amycolatopsis sp. WQ 127309:
CGTGGACAGTGAGCCGTCCGCGGTCTGCGGGCTGATCGCGGCCAGCGTCGCGCCGAGCTTCGCCAGCTCGGGAACGACTTCCTGCTGGTAGGTGCGCAGCGTCAGGTTGCAGAACGGGCACCACTCGCCGCGGTAGAACACGAGCACCGCGGGCCCGTCCGCGACGAGCTGCCCCAGGCTGACGGGCTCGCCATCCGCGCCCGGCAGCGTGAAGTCCTCGATCGTGACCCCGGCTTCGGCGAACTTCGTCTCGTCGGCCGCGCGGGCCATGTCGGCCTCGAAGACCGTGAACACCTCCGGCGGCAGCGCGCTCCGGCCGTGGTCCTTGACGCCGTCCAGCCCGCTCTTCAGGTCGTTCCCCACTTGGGTCCCCGTTCGTTGTACTGATCGGTACAGTGCGGCTGACTGTACTGTTCGGTACATGGAGACGCAAGCAGCGGCCACGACCGCGCGTGGCCAGCGGACCCGCGACGCGATCGTCGACGCGGCGGCGGAGCTGATGTACGTCCACGGCGTCGCGGGCACGAGCGTCGACAAGGTGCTCGCCGCGAGCGGGGCCGGGAAATCGCAGATGTACCACTACTTCAAGAACAAGGATCAGCTGGTCGAGGCCGTGATCGACCGCTACCTGGCGCAGATCCTCGGCAACCAGCCGGCGATCTTCACGCTGGCGTCGTGGGCTGATTTCGACACGTGGACCGAGCAGCTGCTCGACGTCCAGCGCCGCGCCGCGGCGCCGATCCCGTGCCCGCTCGGCAACCTGGCCGGCGAACTCGGCGACGACCCGAAGGTGAGGCCGCTGCTCGACCAGGCCTACCGGACCTGGGAGTCCCACCTGACGCGCGGCCTCGAACGGCTACGCGACCAGGGCGAACTCCCGGCCGACGCCGACCCGGCGCGGCTCGCCCAGGCCGCGATGGCGTGTGTACAGGGCGGCCTGCTGCTGGCCCACATCCGCGGCGACCTGACGGCCTTGGAGGACGCGCTGCACATCGCCGTCGCCCACCTCCGCGCTCACCGCACGTCGTGAGTGGTTAGGGCGGTTCTAGCCGCCCTGACCACTCACGAGCCGGTGAGCTGAGCGACCTCCGCGCGCAGCTCTTCGATCACCTGGGCCACGGCCGGACGCTGCAGCGCGCCGGTGCGGCAGACCACTTCCACCAGGCGGGCCGCGCGGATCCCGGCCAGCGGCCGGCCGATCAGGCCGCTGCCGCGGCGGGTGTCCATCGTGTACCGCGGCAGCAGCGCGATGCCGTGCCCGGCCGCGACCAGCCGTTCGGTGATCCGGAAGTCGTTGATCCGCTGCACCACCACCGGCCGGACGCCGGTGCGGACGGTCAGCGAGCGCAGCACGTCGTCCACCGGGAAGCCGAAGTCGACGCTGATCCAGCGTTCGTCGGCCAGCTCCGGCAGCTCGACGCGGCGCCGGTTCGCCAGCCGGTGCCCGGCCGGGAGCGCGACGTCGAGGGGTTCGCGCAGCAGCGGGACGACGTCGAGGCGGCCGGCGTCGAACTCCGGCGCGTGCTCGTCGCGGTGCGCCACGACGACGTCGTAGTCCGCGACCAGGCCCGGCACCTCCGGTGGCGTCATGTCGACGTCCCGGACGTCGATCTCGAGGCCCTCGTACCCGGCGACGCGGGTGAGCAGGCCCGGCAGCAGCATCAGCCCGGCTGACTGGAAGATCGCGACCCGCACGCGCCCGCGCGGCGCGCTGCGGTAGGTGTCCAGTTCGGACTCGGCGCGCTCCAGCGCGGCCAGCACCTCGTCGGCCCGGGCGACCAGCGCGCGGCCGGCGTCGGTCAGCCGCAGGCCGCGGCCCGCCGGTTCGGTGAGCGGCAGGCCGACTTCGCCTTGCAACGCGCGTAGTTGCTGCGACACCGCGGACGGCGTGCAGTGCAGCGCGCGAGCGGCCGCCGTCACGCTCCCGCGGTCGGCGAACTCCCGCAGCGTGCGCAGGCGACCCAGATCCACGGCGTCAGCGTACGTGAAGCACGGCTACACGATTCCTGCAGATATTCTCGCTGGTCCTTCACGGTCGGTCTTGTCAGAGTGGAGGCATGCCCACCCGTGACCGTCTGCTGGCCATGTTCGTCGCCGTCCTGTGGGGCCTCAACTTCCTCGCCATCCACGCCACGCTCGGGCAGTTCCCGCCGGTGTTCGCGGGCGCGCTGCGGTTCGCCGTGATCGCCGTTCCGACGATCCTGTTCGTGCCGTGGCCGAAGGTGAAGGTGCGGCACCTGCTCGGTTACGGGCTCGGCTTCGGCACCGGGCAGTTCGCGTTCCTGTTCATCGCGATGGACACCGGGATGCCGACCGGGCTCGCGTCGCTGGTGCTGCAGGCGTCGGCGCCGTTCACGGTGCTGCTCGGTGCCGTCTTCCTGCGGGAACGCGTCACCGCGCGGCAGCTGGCCGGGATCCTGCTGGCCGTCGCGGGGATGACGGCGATCGCGTGGCAGCAGTCCGGGCACGCGGCGCTGCTGCCGATGGTGCTCACCGTGCTGGCCGCGCTGAGCTGGGCGTTCGGCAACCTGAGCACGCGGCGGGCGGAGCCGGACAACCCGCTGCACTTCACGCTGTGGATGTCCGTGGTCCCGCCGCTGCCGATGTTCGCGTTGTCGCTGGTCATGGAGGGGCCGGCGGCGCAGTGGCACTCGCTGGCGACGCTGGGCACGCCGACCGGGCTGACCGCGCTCG
This genomic window contains:
- a CDS encoding EamA family transporter — translated: MPTRDRLLAMFVAVLWGLNFLAIHATLGQFPPVFAGALRFAVIAVPTILFVPWPKVKVRHLLGYGLGFGTGQFAFLFIAMDTGMPTGLASLVLQASAPFTVLLGAVFLRERVTARQLAGILLAVAGMTAIAWQQSGHAALLPMVLTVLAALSWAFGNLSTRRAEPDNPLHFTLWMSVVPPLPMFALSLVMEGPAAQWHSLATLGTPTGLTALGGLAYVVLFGTIVGSGIWTTLMRRNPAGVVSPFSLLVPVVGLTASFLLLGERPSGLEIAAAGVVIGGVLLGSLKSARKPDPELLPEEVPV
- a CDS encoding TetR/AcrR family transcriptional regulator: METQAAATTARGQRTRDAIVDAAAELMYVHGVAGTSVDKVLAASGAGKSQMYHYFKNKDQLVEAVIDRYLAQILGNQPAIFTLASWADFDTWTEQLLDVQRRAAAPIPCPLGNLAGELGDDPKVRPLLDQAYRTWESHLTRGLERLRDQGELPADADPARLAQAAMACVQGGLLLAHIRGDLTALEDALHIAVAHLRAHRTS
- a CDS encoding peroxiredoxin-like family protein, yielding MGNDLKSGLDGVKDHGRSALPPEVFTVFEADMARAADETKFAEAGVTIEDFTLPGADGEPVSLGQLVADGPAVLVFYRGEWCPFCNLTLRTYQQEVVPELAKLGATLAAISPQTADGSLSTQEKNELDFAVLSDVGNVVSRQLGLTFRVSDAVRVAMSSIGTDLGQVNGTGEWELAYPAVVVVDRDRTIRYVDVHPDYTTRTEPAAILEAVKSL
- a CDS encoding LysR family transcriptional regulator; protein product: MDLGRLRTLREFADRGSVTAAARALHCTPSAVSQQLRALQGEVGLPLTEPAGRGLRLTDAGRALVARADEVLAALERAESELDTYRSAPRGRVRVAIFQSAGLMLLPGLLTRVAGYEGLEIDVRDVDMTPPEVPGLVADYDVVVAHRDEHAPEFDAGRLDVVPLLREPLDVALPAGHRLANRRRVELPELADERWISVDFGFPVDDVLRSLTVRTGVRPVVVQRINDFRITERLVAAGHGIALLPRYTMDTRRGSGLIGRPLAGIRAARLVEVVCRTGALQRPAVAQVIEELRAEVAQLTGS